From the Planktothricoides raciborskii GIHE-MW2 genome, the window TCCCTCAGTCAGAATTCCTAGACATTGGCTGGCATTACAAAGTCAATCCAAGAAGGCGATCGCGCAACTACAACTGCAACTCAAGCGACAACCTACGGATGCCGAGATTGCCGAAAAACTAGAAATTCCTGTAGCTGAATGGCTGGAAATTAAACTTGCCTATCAGAATCAATCCCCGTTAAGTTTGGATGCTCCAGTCCAGAGTTATGATGAAGACCAAACCTCTTTAGGCGAAACGGTTCCCGATCATGGCTATCGGAGTTTTCAGTTAGCCCAAGAAGACCAAATTCGCCTACAACAGGCTCTCGCTCGTTTAGAAGAAGGCACGCGCAAGGTGTTAGAGTTTGTCTTTTTGCACGATCTGACTCAAAAAGAAACCGCAGAAAAGATGGGGATCAGTGCCGTCACCGTTTCTCGTCGGGTGAAAAAAGGATTAGCTTCTTTGAAGAACTTGATGGGGAGTTGAGGAATATTTGTAGAAAAGTTCTGAAAAGTAAACAATATCAGCGAGCAATATTCAGCAAGCAATATTCAGCAAGCAATATTCAGCGAAAAAAGCGGGTAGAAAATGAAGATTTTCTGACCCGCTTTGATTTTATGTGATTTTCTTTGATGCCTGCCGGATTTAGGTGAATCTAAGAAACCGGGTTTCGGCGACAATTTGTAGATTTGAACCACAACTTTGATTAAAAAACCCGGTTTCTGAATGCCGTGCCAGAGTGAAATTTCCGGCAAAAATTTATGCTGCGATCGCTTCATGCTGCCGACAAATCCCGCTCAGGGTTCGCTATTGTGGACTAAAACATTCGTCGGTAATTTGGCTTCGGTTAAATCGGCGCCTAACAATTCCGTATTCAAGAATGTAGCTTCTGTCAGGTCAGCCCCAGAAAGATGAGCAAAAGCAAAATTACTATTGGTTAAGTCTGCCCCTTGTAAGTTAGCATTAGCCAATTCTGCGTTGTTGAAGAAAGTTGCAGTGAGATTGGCATTTTCTAGGTTAGATCCGGATAAATCGGCTCCCTCTAAGTTCGCTTCTTTTAAGTTGGCTCCGCTTAAATTGGCTTCTCTTAAATCCGCCCCAATTAAATGAGCGCCTTGCAAGTCTGCGCCGCTTAAATCGCAGCCTCGACATAAATTAGTTTGTAAAAGCTGTTGAAGATGTTGAGGATTTTCGGCTCTAACTGGGGTAATGAAGGTTAAAGCAATCAAACAAGTTGCGGTATGAAGAATAATGGATTTCATTTGTCTCTCCCTCCGAGACTCTCTGTGTTTATTATCCAAAATTCATGGCGCGATCGCAGTGATACTTGTCACCGGAATAGGTGATTACTATCAAACAAAAAAGTGACCAGTATCACCGTTGATATTGATACCGATCGCTGACAATATTAGGAAGTTATAAATACTCAAACAATCTTTGATTTTCTTTACTTTTGCTAAAAAATAATTGAGTTTTGTAAAATTTCAGCTAAAGTGATAATTTACTATTATACCATGAGTTGATGTTTTTAACAAGCCTAAGATAAATTTGGCAGCAATTCTCATTTTGGAAATTTAACTGCTATTGGGGGGAATCTCTAGCTCAAGTCCCTGGAGCATGAAGGTGAGCAGGTGATCCCAGTTGTCGAAATACAGATACCGGGTTAAAGCCCGTAAATCATCAAAAAAGGTCTGGCGAGTCGGCAGATGGCCTCGCAGCCGTTTATATTTCTCGTCGAGCCGCTCCAGCAGCGTATGAAAGAGTAGGGACAAGATATTCAGAGTTGCCAGAAAGGCAGCCAGATGCTGTTTGCCATGGCCGAAGTTATGTTCGAGATGGTAGCCTTTGGTCTTGAGGGTATTGTTATTCTCGTTCTCAACCTTCCAACGAGTGCGACCGGCTTGAACAATCTCAGCTACGTTATCATCAGTAAGGGTGTAGCGGGTCACAAAGGCGTTATGGTAAATCACCTTTTGGTCAGGACGGCTGACAGTTACCTCACACCAGTTCACCAACAGCGCATCCGCCGCGTCTTTGAGGGGCAAGTCATTGAGATATCGGTAAGTCCAGGTTTCCTCAACTTTTCCCGTCCACCTTTTGCTGATGACTGTTGGTAGGTCAATCCCCTCAAGATGGTTATAAAGCGTAGTGTGGGAATCTGGGCGACAGACCAAGATAAAGTCCAACTGGTGGTCTAACAGTAGCTGACACAGGGGTTGGTGGCAGTACAAGTCATCGCCTAACACCGTTACCTTCAAGCGACTCAAGCTCGGACCATGCTGGTTCAACCACCGCTTCGCAGCGGCATTCTCACAGTCTTGTTTGTCATGACCGTCTTGGGGGCGGACAAACTCAGGGACTAACGGAATCACCTGAGTCTGCCCTGGACAGACGATGACTGGAGTGACCACGCTATGGAAGTGTTGAATGTCTCCTGACCTCAAGGTGCGTGTCGAGCAGCCAGGACAGTGGATTTGAGTTGAACTGAAGTATTCCGTCCCATCCATAGCAACCAACAGGGTGTCGGCCACAGACCGGAAGTCCTTCAACTGACCCTGTTCGTCCAACATCTGTAGGATTTCCTCGAATACGGGAAACAGCTCCTCCGCCACAACCCCGTCGAGCAAGTCCCGGATGTGGTTGTCGCAAGGAATCTTATGCACTCCAAACAGGCTTTGAGCATTGCTTTGACCCTTATTGCCTGCCATCTTGCGCTGGTAGGCCAGGAAGGACGGGGTTTGGGTGAAGAACACCCCTGCATGCGCTCAACGCAGCATCCTCCATTCCATAGCGGGTATTTTTACCTCGGCGCTTGTCCGGTAGCGACGACAAGCGCTCGCGAAAAGAACTCACTACAGTGTCAAACCAACCTGGCTTTTTCAAGGGCTCTGGCTCTCTTGGGTTTTGCAGATATCATTACCATACAGGTCTCAAGGGGACTTGAACAGTTTTTTGCCAAAATGAGAATTGCTGTAAATTTGGCGATAAATAGCGATAAATTGGGCGGGCGATCGCCGGAAAAATCGAGTAAATTACCAATACAGGATGATCGCTCAGTTGCTCCACCAAGCGATCGCCCCCGACTGAATCTCTTAAGGTTTATTATGAATCTACAATCATCCTTTATACCGTTTCCAATTAACAATGCAACAGTAAAGAGTAATGCTTGCGCCCTTGCGCGGGGCAACCACGGGGGGGGATTGCCCCTAATTACGCCCAAATTAACCTAGTAACTGTAGCCAGAATTTTTCAAATTGGTATTATTTTGCTAAATTAGTCCCAAGGGAAGTCAGCGAATCCCACGGATCAACTCGCATCTTGTTCCATATTTTTCATATAAATGTCCGTGGCTTCTTGAACAACTGCTTTCAGTTCATCCGGCGAAAAAGGCTTCATAATACATCTGAATACAACATTCTGCCGATTGCTATCCTCCTCATCCATGTCTCCTTCACTGTATCCAGTCAGGAGAATGCACTTGGTATTGGGGAATCGCTCTGTTGTTTTGTCAAACAATTGCGTGCCAGTCATTTCCGGCATACTCTGATCGGAAATCATCACCGCCATTTCCCCTTCCTGGTCTAAAATGTCCAGAGCCTCAATGGGGTCTGATGCTTTATAAACTTTAAACTCACGTCGAAACGTCCTGTAGAGCAAATCCAGGTTATCTCTTTCGTCATCGACTATCATCAGTTTGAATTTTTCGGGCATGGTTTACCTCTTGCCAGTGTTTGATCTTATCTGATAGTTGCTTTCCATTTTATGCGGCTTAGGCAAAGGGTTCATAGAGCATAAAGTATTTTTCACCATTAACTCCTGGCAATTGTTTGCCTGATGCTTAGTCAACACAGGAGTCTATCCCATAGAAATCAATTTATCATCGATTACCAGTCCAGCCACATCAAAGGATCAATTACCTGGGATCAAAAGCCAGCACCCTCGCAGATTGGATGAAGATTATATGATGATTCTATGTTAATCAACAATATCAACTTGGTAATATATCATGCTTTTAGCCGCAATCCAGGTTTGTTTATCTTGGGCAATCCGATCGATTGGCCAAGATTCCTGGGGAGGCGACGTAGCGGATCCAGATGCAGGCGATCGCCCATCTCCAGAGGCTTAAGAAACTTTTAATTCTTCATTTGTAATTGCCAATTACAGCTAATTTAGTCAAAATCCTTGCGGATCCTGACAAAAATAGTATTTTTAGCTACAAAAAAATCACAATTCATCGCGATACTAGGGTACGATGCGGGTAAAACAGTAAACAACTACCCAAAGCGAGAGGAGTTAAGAGCTTGAAAAAGGTAGAAGCGATTATTAGGCCATTCAAACTCGATGAAGTCAAAATCGCTCTGGTCAACGCCGGGATTGTCGGGATGACCGTTTCGGAAGTCCGAGGGTTTGGACGGCAAAAAGGACAGACTGAGCGTTATCGAGGTTCCGAGTACACCGTTGAGTTTTTACAGAAACTCAAAGTGGAAATTGTGATTGAAGACAATCAAGTAGATACGGTGGTTGAGAAGATTATTGCGGCAGCCCGTACTGGCGAAATCGGCGACGGCAAAATTTTCATCAGCCCTGTAGAAAAGATTGTCCGTATTCGTACCGGAGAAAAAGATCTGGAAGCGATTTAGGCAATCAGGTAATCTTCAACCCATCTTGATTCGGGGGATTTGCTTTCGGCAGATCCCCCGAATCTCTTTTTGATCTCTTCTTAATTTCTTGATTTCTAGGTCGGTGGAAGTAACTGGAGTTGCGGCAGCAGGAGTTGGAAGGCTTGACCGCGATGGCTGTGGTGTCGCTTTTCGGCAGTGGTCATTTCCGCAAAGGTCATTCCCGCAGTGGGACAGTAGAAAATGGGATCGTAACCAAAGCCGTTGGTGCCACGGGGTGAGTACAAAATTTCTCCGGGACAAGTTCCTTCGACTTGGACGGCAATGGAACCATCGGGACGAGCGATCGCGATCGCGCAGACAAATTGGGCTTGGCGATTGGTTTCCTCGCCCAACTCCCGCAACAATCGCTCGATGCGATCGCGGTCATCTTGACCATAGCGGGCAGAATAGACCCCAGGGGCGCCCCCCAACGCGGCCACTTCTAACCCCGAATCATCGGCGATCGCCCACTGTCCCGTTGCTTTCGCCACTGCGGACGCCTTCAGTTCAGCGTTGGCCATAAAAGTTGCCCCGGTTTCTTCAATATCCAACTCTGGAGGCTTTAACTGTAACTGCCAATCCACATCCCCCAAATATTCCTGCATTTCCCGAAGTTTACCGGGATTGCCCGTCGCCACAACCAGAATAGTCATAAGATTTTTATAGTTGTTTGTTGTTGGTTGGTTGTTGTTTGTTGTTGGTTGTTGGTTGGGGAACGGGGAACAGTTATCGGGGAACGGGGAAATTTATAAGTGAAAAGTTAAAAGTGAAAAGTTGAAAGTGAAAAGTTAAAAGTGAAAAGTTAAAAGTGAAAAGTCGTAGGGGCGAATGGCCATAAGGCCTGACGGATTATGCTTCGCAAGGACGCCCGTACAAAAGAAGTATCACTATTCACTATTCACTATTCACTATTCACTGTTCCCTATTCCCTATTCCCTATTCCCTATTCCCTATTCCCTATTCCCTATTCCCTATTCCCTATTCCCTGTTCCCTGTTCCCTGTTCTCTGTTCTCTGTTCTCTGTTCTCTGTTCCCTGTTCCCTGTTCCCTGTTCCCTGTTGTTTGTTATTCGTTATGCGAGTCAACCAATAACGAATAACAAATAACCAACAATTAGACAGAATTCGCCCAAGATGAAGCCCAAGCTAAAGTGCTGCGGACTTGCTGCATGGTGGGGGCTTCACAATAAAGCCGTAATACGGGTTCGGTGCCGCTAAAACGAATCAGCAGCCAACTGTAATCGGCTAACTGAAATTTATAGCCATCAACGGTTAAGCAATTGAGCACCGTGCGACCATCAATTTCGGTTAACGGCGATTTTTCTAGTTTGTCTAATAATTTTGCCCGCACTTCCATGCTGGCTAAGGGTAAATCAATCCGGTCATAGACAAAATGATAATCGGTTTGATTTTGTAACGCGGTGTAAAGCTGACTGAGATCCTGACCAGATTTAACGATCGCCTCGATGGTATATAGGGCAGATAACAAGGCATCTCGTTCTGGTACATGGGTGCCATAGCCAACACCTCCCGACTCTTCACCACCGATTAACACCTGAGTGGTTAACATTCGCTCGGCAATGTACTTATAACCAATCGCCGTCTCAAATAGCGGCAAATGATAAAGTTTAGTCACACGGGGAATCAGATCGGAACCACTGACTGTTTTGACCACTTCTCCGGTCAACCCGTGATGTTGCACCAGGTGTTGAATCAAAATCGGGATCAGAACTTGAGAACTGAGGAAATTGCCTTGGCTATCTACGGCGGCAATGCGATCGGCATCCCCATCAAAGACTAATCCCACGGAGAGACTATTGGGTTGCTGACGACTTTTGGTGCGGATTAAGCGGAAAAGCTGAGAAAGATAGCGGGGTAAGGGTTCTGGGGCACCGCCATCAAAGAGAGGATCGCGATCGCCGTTAATTTCTTCGATGGGCATACCCAAAATTTGCCCGAGTCCACCACTGGCGGCGCCGTGCATTACATCAGCAAATACGGTAATTTTTCCTGAAGCGATGCTGTCACGAATGGCGGCAATGTCAACTTTTTGCCGCAACATCTCGCAGTAACTCGGCCAAATATTAAATTTTTTTATAGATCCAGGGGCGATCGCTGGTGGCAGAGGACTATCGAGTTTGGCTTCAATATCTAACGTCACTTCTGGGGGCACGGACCCACCAAAAGCCCCTTTCACTTTTAAACCCAGATATGCTGCCGGATTATGACTAGCGGTCAGCACGATCGCGCCGAGTGCTTTTTGGGCATTGGCATACCAACTAAATGCCGGTGTTGGGGCATAAGTTTCGGACAGCAGCACATCAAATCCTGCCCCTTGCACGGCTTGGGCAGCACTGCGAGCAAAATCCTCAGCCAAAAAGCGGCGATCGTAACCGATAATCACCGTGCGACTATTAGTGGTTGGGCCATAAACCTCGGCCAAAACGTGAGCCGCTACCCCAGCGACTAAAGCCACTCGCTCAAAAGTAAAGTCAGCGGCAATCACCCCCCGCCAACCATCGGTGCCAAATTTAATTGGCTTGAAATCAACAGGTAGAGAAGCGTGTTTAACCATAATTTCCGCAAAAATGCAAATTATCTATTCAGGTGACAAGGTAAGCAACCATCAACGAATCAGCACCCCTGAGTCTTACAAACGAGTATCCCTTGAGTAAAGGAAAGGTAAAGGCCATGCCCACTTGTGTCTCTACGAAGACGGGGAAAATCCCATAAGCGTAAGTCCTGAGTGAGCAACACAACCTACAGGCCAAATTATATTGGCAGATCATGGCCAGATTTTCTTTTTTCTGTGAACCTGATATTTTTTTCAGGGTAACAGCATTAGTCCACGATCGATCTCTCAAAAAATCTCCGCACAGAGCCTACGGGTGTGGATGAATTGCAAGGAACCTTAATGGGATAGGAATCCCTAACCAGCAAAAATAGGATCCATTTGGTTTAAGGATTAGCGGTGACAAAAGTAGCGTTAATTTGAACAAAGTTAATTAGTGCGGGAATTGTTCCGGTGGCATATATCAAGGCTACATCGCCATTAGGGTAAAAATCTACTCGACAGGGATAATAAGTGTTATTCCAATACCCCCAACATATTGACATTATACCAGGGCTGGGACGACAACTTGAGGGTAATACTAAAATAGTATTATTAGTTCCAGAAGTTCTAGTTACTAATCCTGTTATAACAATTAAACTCGAAAACTTATTGATTTGTAAATACCAGGATGAACTATGATTACTCCACCCTGTATTGAAAGTGTATGAAATACTGCTCATTGCGACCTGTAGATTAGTTCGTGCCGCTGATACGGTACTTGCCCCGGTGCCGCCATTCGCGATCGCAGCTATCCCAGTAATATTGGCAGCATTTCCAGGGATATTCCCAGAAATTTCAGCGCCCGTGTGAGTATGCGATGCGGCGGCGGCACCTAAATTAGCCAGAGCACCTGCGGGGGTAGTCGCCCCTGTCCCACCTCCCAGAAGTCCCAAAGGTTGATTAAGGTTTACTAACTATGTCAACTTCACAGCCGTGATACGTCAGCATATTCACTGGCATTACCCAGGATGGACGCTTTTTTACCACATCCTACCCCCACGAAGGCTATTCTTACACTTAAATCACTACTCCATTGCTGGAGAGCCAACGTGGGGTTACTTCGTCCCCAAGAGAAGGTTATTTTGCTTTTAGGCTGTCCATCTATCCGGATACTTTTGGGACTTCGTAACGGATGAATCAATTATTTCTCCGTCTTTTTCCTAGTGAATTCCTAGGATTTCTCCAGTCACTTTTTGTGCGTGGCGTGTCAAGCAGTTTCGCCACTTAGTTATTAGGAGGGTTCAAGACGATGGTTCCCATAACGCTATCCATGAGCAATTGACTCAGATGCCGACTTTTTTGACCATCTGCTTAGGTCTTATCGGCTTCGGGAGAGCCCGCTTCACAAGATTGATAGGTATTCCGCTCCGTGGGGCTGATGTCGATGACAAAAGTGGATGGCTCCACAGAAGTCTTTGTCTGTGGGACTGTCCCACACATCTCAAGAGTTATCCTTCTTTCAGACGGCTGAAAGAAATACCCCGCGCACTTTTTAAATATTATTCTCCACTTTTCACGGGAACGAATCGCACATTTTAATTAACTATATAAGTAAATTTAACTGTGCTGGATATAATTTAAATTTACCAGATTTTGCCTGAAAAATATGTAGCAATATTTTATCTAAATTTTTGCTCAGTTTTTGCAGCTTTTTTTTCAATATATTTAAAATATTTTTTTTATTATGCGGCCATAAATCACTATATATTTTAAAGAAGTTTGCGGTTTTATATATGGTGTTTAAGGGGGTATAAAATTGATAAAATGTCATAAAAATTAAGTAATATTTGAATTGATTTATTTCTTTTTTTCTAGCTAATGCTTGATGAATTTGGGTTTCCGCTTGCTTGCGTTCGTTAATGTCATAAAAAGCTGAAAATATGGCTGGCTCAGAGTTAAAGATAATTAATCTAATATATACCGCTACCCAAAACGGCGTTTCATCTTCTTTTTTTACCTAAACTTCATAATTATTAATTTGTCCATTAATTTTTAAAGTTTCTAACAAATGCTGGCGATCGCTCTGATTGTAGTAATAATCTGGGGTTTGGCAGCCAATCAATTTCTCTGGAGGCAGGTTAAAAATTTGACAGGTGTAATCATTGCCCTATAAAACTAAGCCATCACTAAAGCGGGAAATCACCAGGGGAATGGGAGTAGCATCGGCGATCGCCCGAAACCTTTCCTCACTCTCTCGCAGGGCTTGCTCAATTCGTTGGCGTTCTGGAATTTCTGCGGTGAGTTGTTGATTGATGTTGGATAAATCAGCCACTCTTAATTCCACGTGTTCTTGCAAAATTTCTGGTTGCTTAAGCAGTCGAGCGACGAGATAAGCGATCGCCAACCCAATCGCCAAAATAAATGTGATTTCTAAAATCAATGGAGTTTTAGAACCCCAACCATCAGTGGGTGACAAGACTAATATCCATGCGCCATTAGCAACGTTGATTCGATAAGAGATCGGCTCGACTAAATCGGCATTCTGGGAACGGGCAAATACTCCGCGATCGCCGCTTTCTGGATCGACCCACTCTAATTGATAAGCGTAATCCTGTTTAACAATTTGGTTTAATCGACTTTGTTCAAGTAAATCGGCAATCTGGATCTCGACAATCACCAATCCCCAAAATGTTTCGGCGTCAGTATCCTGCTGTACAAACACTGGCAAATAACCGACGATCTTCATCATGCCGT encodes:
- a CDS encoding RNA polymerase sigma factor SigF; this encodes MTTTATKELKSESMGLLRQYQTSPCTKIRNQIVQLNIGLVKREVYHWIHQCSESYEDLLQVGCLGLIRAIERFDMSKGSAFSSFAIPYIRGEIQHYLRDKSPSVRIPRHWLALQSQSKKAIAQLQLQLKRQPTDAEIAEKLEIPVAEWLEIKLAYQNQSPLSLDAPVQSYDEDQTSLGETVPDHGYRSFQLAQEDQIRLQQALARLEEGTRKVLEFVFLHDLTQKETAEKMGISAVTVSRRVKKGLASLKNLMGS
- a CDS encoding pentapeptide repeat-containing protein, coding for MKSIILHTATCLIALTFITPVRAENPQHLQQLLQTNLCRGCDLSGADLQGAHLIGADLREANLSGANLKEANLEGADLSGSNLENANLTATFFNNAELANANLQGADLTNSNFAFAHLSGADLTEATFLNTELLGADLTEAKLPTNVLVHNSEP
- a CDS encoding response regulator, giving the protein MPEKFKLMIVDDERDNLDLLYRTFRREFKVYKASDPIEALDILDQEGEMAVMISDQSMPEMTGTQLFDKTTERFPNTKCILLTGYSEGDMDEEDSNRQNVVFRCIMKPFSPDELKAVVQEATDIYMKNMEQDAS
- a CDS encoding P-II family nitrogen regulator, giving the protein MKKVEAIIRPFKLDEVKIALVNAGIVGMTVSEVRGFGRQKGQTERYRGSEYTVEFLQKLKVEIVIEDNQVDTVVEKIIAAARTGEIGDGKIFISPVEKIVRIRTGEKDLEAI
- the rdgB gene encoding RdgB/HAM1 family non-canonical purine NTP pyrophosphatase, with the translated sequence MTILVVATGNPGKLREMQEYLGDVDWQLQLKPPELDIEETGATFMANAELKASAVAKATGQWAIADDSGLEVAALGGAPGVYSARYGQDDRDRIERLLRELGEETNRQAQFVCAIAIARPDGSIAVQVEGTCPGEILYSPRGTNGFGYDPIFYCPTAGMTFAEMTTAEKRHHSHRGQAFQLLLPQLQLLPPT
- a CDS encoding phosphoglucomutase/phosphomannomutase family protein is translated as MVKHASLPVDFKPIKFGTDGWRGVIAADFTFERVALVAGVAAHVLAEVYGPTTNSRTVIIGYDRRFLAEDFARSAAQAVQGAGFDVLLSETYAPTPAFSWYANAQKALGAIVLTASHNPAAYLGLKVKGAFGGSVPPEVTLDIEAKLDSPLPPAIAPGSIKKFNIWPSYCEMLRQKVDIAAIRDSIASGKITVFADVMHGAASGGLGQILGMPIEEINGDRDPLFDGGAPEPLPRYLSQLFRLIRTKSRQQPNSLSVGLVFDGDADRIAAVDSQGNFLSSQVLIPILIQHLVQHHGLTGEVVKTVSGSDLIPRVTKLYHLPLFETAIGYKYIAERMLTTQVLIGGEESGGVGYGTHVPERDALLSALYTIEAIVKSGQDLSQLYTALQNQTDYHFVYDRIDLPLASMEVRAKLLDKLEKSPLTEIDGRTVLNCLTVDGYKFQLADYSWLLIRFSGTEPVLRLYCEAPTMQQVRSTLAWASSWANSV
- a CDS encoding CHASE domain-containing protein, translating into MYPPEENDQEIAVNLLRDEANSSHLFRAIASRKMKVTQPLELDYGMMKIVGYLPVFVQQDTDAETFWGLVIVEIQIADLLEQSRLNQIVKQDYAYQLEWVDPESGDRGVFARSQNADLVEPISYRINVANGAWILVLSPTDGWGSKTPLILEITFILAIGLAIAYLVARLLKQPEILQEHVELRVADLSNINQQLTAEIPERQRIEQALRESEERFRAIADATPIPLVISRFSDGLVL